The DNA segment TCCTAATGGGTCCCGAATGAGTCCTAATATGTCCCCAGTGAGTCCTAATATGTCCCCAGTGAGTCCTAATATGTCCTCAGTGAGTCCTAACGAGTCCTCAGTGAGTCCTAACGAGTCCTCAGTGAGTCCTAACGAGTCCCAAATGAGTCCTAATAAGTCCTGAATGATTCCTAATGAGTCCTCAGTGAGTCCTAATGAGTCCTGAATGAGTCCTGAGTGAGTCCTAAGGAGTCCTCAGTGAGTCCTAACGAGTCCTCAGTGAGTCCTAATAAGTCCTGAATGAGTCCTAATGAGTCCTAATAAGTCCTGAATGAGTCCTCAGTGAGTCCTAATGAGTCCTGAGTGAGTCCTGAGTGAGTCCTGAGTGAGTCCTCAGTGAGTCCTCAGTGAGTCCTCAGTGAGTCCCGAATGAGTCCTAATGAGTCCTGAATGAGTCCTAATGAGTCCTAATAAGTCCTGAATGAGTCCTAATGAGTCCTGAGTGAGTCCTGAGTGAGTCCTAATGAGTCTTATTAAGTCCTCAGTAAGTCCTAATGAGTCCTAATGAGTCTTATTAAGTCCCAAGTGAGTCCTAGGGGCTCCAAGTCAGAACCTTTGTCTCTTTCGGGGTTGGTTGTTGTTCTTGATGAGTTGAGCTTTGATGTGTTCTGCCAGAGTGTCGTCGTGTTTGGATGCCCAGTGTCTCAGAAGACTGGTGGTGAACTGGTCCTCACTGTGACATGGTCTACTCAGAACCATCTTCACCATCTCCTCACTGGGCCTGAGACACACAGGCAGACTCAGTGGACAGCTAATGACTGTGTGTAGTTGATGTATAGGAGTGCGGTCGTCATGTGGTGTGTTACTTTTCTCGACGTAGCTGCAGCAGCAGACAGGACAAGGCCTCTGGAtgttctacacacacacacacacacacacacacacacacacacgcgggtTATGCGATGAAAGCATCATGATGGTGGGCGGCGAAGATGCTAAGTACCTTTGTACTTGAGGTGTTGCAGGATGGCGATGATGGTCTCCAGGGGGATGCTGTGGGCCAGAAAGAGTTGCCAGGTGCTGTACTGCTCAAAGGTCTCCCAGTCCAATGACTGGACTGTCAAgaggaaggagaggaagaaggCAAGCTGGTGAAGATGGCGCCCCCTGCAGTCAGTCAAGATGCTGCACATGCTCACTGAGGATGTTGAGAACCGAGTCTTTGCGGAACATCACCAGGTTGCCCATCATCACGTGACACATCAGCTCCTGCAACTTTATTACAATCAGCGTTAGCATCCGTTGGCGGTCCTGGTGCCAAGCTAAGCTAACTGTTACCTGTGTGGAATCAATGACGGCTACGATCATGTTGAGCAGCTCTCCACTTCGCAACGTCTCATCAGGAAACTGGAGCAAGACGTTCACACGTTgagtgtgcctgtgtgtgtgtgtgtgtgtgtgtgtgtgtacctcagAGTAGATGGAGGGTGTCAGGTAGCAAAGTAATCGGACGTCATCTTCCTGACACGCCTTCATGTCCATCATGAGACACGTGTGAAGGTCACCTAAAGCCGTGGCCTGAGCAAACGACTCGTACAACATCATCTTCCCGTTAGCTGctttgctgcacacacacacacacacacacacacacacatgaatatgctggacatgtcacatgacatgtgaTGATGGTGGGGGTGTCACCTGGCTTTGAGGTAGTAGAGGAGATGGTAGCCAATTTTAGGTTGCTTCTGGTAAAGTTCAGCCAGCATGTCAAGAAGAACTGAGAAGCCACTGTTGTCCTCCTGCATGGTGACCAGGTTCCTGAAGACCAGACACACTGGCTTGCACACAGACTCCTCCAGGGACCtgacgcacacgcacacacatgcaggttAGAGGaatcctctctctctcacacacacacacatacgcacaaaGTGTGTAGTAGTGGTGTCAGCAGTCTTACTCTTCTGTGATGTCTTCTGGTAGAACGTCTCCTCGGAAATGCTCTTTAAAGACTTCAGCAAGACATGAAGCTAAAGCAGACATCTGCTCTGTGTCAAAGTCCtcctggaaaacacacacactcattgcTCTGtgccaccgtgtgtgtgtgtgtgtgtgtgtgagagagcgagagagagcaagagagacaGACCTCCAGGATGAGGTCCACAATGTCCTGCATGACCTCACACTGCGTCTCCGTGTCACTGAAGACGTGATGAAGATGGATCAGCAAACATGAAGAAAGTAAAGCTGTTGACCTTCAGGTGAGTCTGACCTTGACTTCTGCAGCTGGGTCACCTTGTCCTTCATGGTGTCTTCTAATTGGTCGAGCCAGGGTGAGATGTCAGCAGGCTCCTCCCTCACTGCCTCTCTGATTGGATGAAACCTGAACTCCCGTTTctttcctgtcacacacacactgatgaagatgaagtattctgatgatgatgatgatgatctaaCCTTTGTTGTtcatctcctcctcatcatcactgAAGGCAGCTTCTGTGTTGTCATAGCAACCTTCATCCTTGTCCATCATGTGGTTGTCCATCTCCTCCATtttcactacacacacacacacacacacacacttacatcacatccaagggtgtgtgtgtgtgtgtgtgtgtgtgtgtgtgtgtgtgtgtgtgtgtaccttccATAGGTGGTGAAGGAGCACTGCAGAACTCAGGGAATCTTTCTCTGAGCATTGAGCGAAGCTCTCTGTCCAACTTTGGATTGTCAAACAATGGCGCCAAGTGACTACAACAACACAGTCACTGGTCAGTCACTGGTCAGTCACTGGTCAGTCACTGGTCAGTCACTGGTCAGTCACTGGTCAGGGACTGGTCAGGGACTGGTCAGGGACTGGTCAGGGATTGGCCAGTGACTGACCAGGTGAAAGGTCAGGGACTGGTCAGTCACTGGCCAATCCCTGACCAGTCCCTGACCAGTCCCttttcggtgtgtgtgtgtgtgtgtcttacgcCAACACTCTCTTCTCCATGATGAAGTTGAGAGAGTTAAAGACGCCTTGACGAACTTGAACTTCCAACGGAGGAAAGAAATGAGGAATGATCTGAGGAGACAGGGTAGGAAGCAAGGTGGCGGGGAATTAGGACAAAAAGCATGCTTCCTATTGGCCggcatgtcacatgaccaggaGGAGGTGGAGTCTCACCCGACACATGAAGTCAAGCAGCGTGGCGGTGATTGCGGGATGAGGCTTCATGGAATGATGCATCACCAAGATGGCGGGCTctgtgtcacatgaccttgATTACTGTGACGCCttctaggtgtgtgtgtgtgtgtgtgtgtgtgtgtgtgtgtcacctatGTTCATGATGCTGTCTTTGTCAGGGTTGAAGAAGAGCCAATCGTAGAAAAGCGCCAACTTGGCGTTGGAGGCGGCCACGTTGGACTgggcacacgcacacatgttgaaaggtgaaaggtcatgaCCTCTCAGCACCCCCCAAGTGAGCTTACCGTGCAGGTGGTGAGTAGCCAGCCGATGATGGCCCAGCGCGGCAGGATGTCAGAACTCAGGACCTCGTTGGACGGGTGCACCACGCCGCAGATGTAGCGGATCAGGTCACAGCGCAGAGACTGGCTCTCGGCCGTGGACAGGTACTGCCTCTGGAACCAGTCCTGGTAGCGCTTCTGCTGCCCGAAGCGCACCTAGACATGGGACACGGGACACCTGTGAAGACACGTTCTTCTCCGTGCCGGCAGGAAGCCTCCTCTCACCCTGGACGTCATGAAGAGGAGCTTGGTCTCCATGTCAGGGGTCAGACGGCACGCCAGGAACTTTCTGGAAGTCCGAGCCGTGAGCAGCTGGAGaatacctgacacacacacacacaggctatGAGGGCCTGGTCGCCATGGTTTCAGGTGGAAAAGGTCAAGTATTTGATGGCTGCAGCCTTTCATCCGTTCTGGATGCcatgaaaggaaaagtgcacccatcatccacaatccttttgTGTGCTGAACGAGGCAGCCAATGAATGGGCCACACCCAGGCTAAGAGCTCCAAAAGCTCCAGCGTGGTTTTCTACCCATGTGAGCAGGTCTTATCTTAGAGATATCACGCTCATGTCTCCCATGGCCTGCACGTATacaatgtgtcacatgaccagacgTTCTTTCTGCTTCTATGGTTGTATCTCAGGGTGTGTTCACAGAGCCACATGGAGGTTTTTCTTCCAGACCTTCCTTCCAAgggaataaatacattaaaaatccCAGGAGCGGCCCCACGTGGCCCAAGAATGTGGTCACGGGGATCAGGATCAGATCAGGATCAGATCAGGATCTTCTCACCGGTGAACTGGGGACTGAGGACTTGAGGGTTGTGGAGAAGGTCTCTCCACAGGAGCTCCATCTCAGCGATACGAGCCACGTTCTGAAGCAAGCGCACCAGATCTCTCCCGATGATCACGCACTCCAAGAACTGCTCGGAGCACAAGCGGCACCGACACGTGCGATTAAAGCGGGCTAACTGTGACTCTTTCCTCCTCACTTCCTTGCCTCCTTACCTTGTCCCGCAGCATGCTGATGCAGAAGTCTACTTCCTTCTGACGTAGAGGAAGCAGGCTCGGCGCGCCATGGTCAACGATCAGGCGTAGGTATGTGTACACGGACATGGCGATCAGCATCCCGCTCTTCACAACCCACtccctgcagacacacacacacgcacagagacacacacgcacagagacacacacgcacagagacacacacgcacagagacacacacgcacagagacacacacgcacagtgacacacacgcacagtgacacacacgcacagtgacacacacgcacagagacacacacgcacagagacacacacgcacagagacacacacCACCGTTAGGTGGAACAGCTGTTTTTTCTCAACATGAGTGTGTCATACTTTTGTTCCAGCAGGATGTCAAGGACGCTTTCAGCCAACCAAAGGTTCTTTGTGGAAACATCTCCTCCTGCACACAGAGTGGTGACATCACCGtgcacgctgtgtgtgtgtgtgtgtgtgtgtggctaacCTGCGATCTGTTTGAGCAGTGTCATGACGACCCCATCAGCTCCCATCACACTGCTCTTCACCAGCTCTCTGACCAGCCACACCagctgcacacatacacacacacacacacacacacacactgtatagaCCGCCGTGCTCATGTAGGTGCACGTGCACTTGCATGTGTGCCCACCTGCTTCCTAGGAACATCCTGCAACTTGAGGAACTTCTCCATTAGGATCTGGTTGATCTTCACCAGGATCACGTTCATTCCATCTCTGTTCATGAGTGTCAGGTCTCTGTAACACTGcaagcacacgcacacgcacacgcacacgcacttGTTGCCACAGTGTCAATGTCAATGTCTGCCTTGGCCTGGTGGCAGACTTACCCTCTGGGCCTGAGCCGGTTCAGTGAGGAGCAGAGCAAAGAGACCGAGACACACCTCTTCATGTTGCTGCTGGCCTTTGCACacctggttgccatggtaacaccATCACTACAAcgtgtgcgcgcgcgcgcgcgtgtgtgtgtgtgtgtgtgtgtgtgtgtgtgtgtgtgtgtgtgtgtgtgtgtgtgtgtggtaatgaTGTCTTACGTTGGCGGTCAGGGCATCGTTAGCTTCCCTTTCTGAAAGTCCATTGGACAAGGCATGAACCACTCCCACACACCGCTCCAGTTTCTGCAAGCACACACACGCTGCTGTAGCTCAAGCGGTCCTTATGTTTACCTGCATTAGCATGCCAGGCTAACTTCATGCGTGAAGGAATCAGCCACAGCGACCGGGCTAGGCTAATGACggtgctagcaatgctaactggCACGCTGGCTGTTTATCCCAAAGAGCCACGGATCACCCCGGGGAGGTCGTGGTGAACCTACCTCCTCCAGCTCGTCTTTGGCGTCCAGTTGGCTGGACACCAGAAGGCGGCCCTGCAGCTTCGCCTTCGTCGGAGCAGCTTCCATCTGCAGCCGCTTCGCCTCGCCTTCCCCGCCGACCTGAAGGCGCCGGAACTGTGCGATCACAAGGCCAGTGAAGCCGCCTTTGGGCGGAACACGGGTTTATTGATGGCTGTCAGATTGGGTCACCTCGtgggaatatttttgttgtgatGGGGAATGAATTGTTTATAAAAGTTGCAGTCAAGGAGCTTGACTCTCAGTCTGGCTGTGTTCGACTGTTCGACTTCAGGAAGACAACGGACATCACTACCGGTCTTCCGACCAATCGTTGCCCTAACATATGTGAGTGACGTGATGCCCGACCAATGGAAAGAGAAACATCCTCGCCCAGCTGTAGCCAATCAGGGCCCCGGGATGGACTGGACCCCCGAAGTTTGTTCGTGTGTTAACGTGagtttaatatttttctttcatttcttatTCTCAGATGAGTTTTAGCTACATGAGATGGTGCAAATAAGAAACTAGACATATAACCAATAACACCAAActtaatattcatttttcattgaaatattacaattaatgtCATTTCAACGTTTTCAGTGATAAGACATACCTTGAGAAGTATACTTCAGTATAAGTACGAGTATAAGTATAATAATTGTAAGTATAATATAAGTATAATAAGTGTACTAAAGACCATGTACATTTAGTGTAGTAGAAAGTATACTAACTCAATACTTCCTCAAACTAAATTAGAACATTTTAAGTTAATAAAACTACACTCTAAGTACACTCTAATATACCTAAAGTATACCACAAGTACACTTCTCGACTTAAATgcaatcagcaaaaaaaaaaaaaaacaattctaaagggatcacacacacacgacccCCACCCCAAACTATTTCAGTAGCACTGTTTTCCAACAATATCACACAGTAATTAGTCAGTCATACAAATAATAAAGAGTAAGAAAGTATTTGGTGAAAAGTAGTGAGAAACTATTGCTGATGTAATGTGAATGACTCCTGTGTGGGATCAATAAAGTTGTCTGTATTATTAGAAGAGCCAATATATTGTTTTGGGTGCCTGGCTATTTCCCAGGTATATTTGTGGGTGTGTGGATGTACAAACAAGGCCAATTATTTGTAGAAGGATGCTTTTATAAAGTAAGTACATTTGCAGTACTTGTATTCAtttgccacatccaatatggcggtgaCATATAGCGTGGGCATACGACCGGATGTGGCGAGCCATCGGCCGGCCGAACAagcgcaaaaattaaattacctcttttcagctcaagatagtataaattgtgtgaaaaagatgatataaggaaggattatggacaatataggtgacctt comes from the Doryrhamphus excisus isolate RoL2022-K1 chromosome 14, RoL_Dexc_1.0, whole genome shotgun sequence genome and includes:
- the LOC131101975 gene encoding integrator complex subunit 3, whose product is MEAAPTKAKLQGRLLVSSQLDAKDELEEKLERCVGVVHALSNGLSEREANDALTANVCKGQQQHEEVCLGLFALLLTEPAQAQRCYRDLTLMNRDGMNVILVKINQILMEKFLKLQDVPRKQLVWLVRELVKSSVMGADGVVMTLLKQIAGGDVSTKNLWLAESVLDILLEQKEWVVKSGMLIAMSVYTYLRLIVDHGAPSLLPLRQKEVDFCISMLRDKFLECVIIGRDLVRLLQNVARIAEMELLWRDLLHNPQVLSPQFTGILQLLTARTSRKFLACRLTPDMETKLLFMTSRVRFGQQKRYQDWFQRQYLSTAESQSLRCDLIRYICGVVHPSNEVLSSDILPRWAIIGWLLTTCTSNVAASNAKLALFYDWLFFNPDKDSIMNIEPAILVMHHSMKPHPAITATLLDFMCRIIPHFFPPLEVQVRQGVFNSLNFIMEKRVLAHLAPLFDNPKLDRELRSMLRERFPEFCSAPSPPMEVKMEEMDNHMMDKDEGCYDNTEAAFSDDEEEMNNKGKKREFRFHPIREAVREEPADISPWLDQLEDTMKDKVTQLQKSSDTETQCEVMQDIVDLILEEDFDTEQMSALASCLAEVFKEHFRGDVLPEDITEESLEESVCKPVCLVFRNLVTMQEDNSGFSVLLDMLAELYQKQPKIGYHLLYYLKASKAANGKMMLYESFAQATALGDLHTCLMMDMKACQEDDVRLLCYLTPSIYSEFPDETLRSGELLNMIVAVIDSTQLQELMCHVMMGNLVMFRKDSVLNILIQSLDWETFEQYSTWQLFLAHSIPLETIIAILQHLKYKEHPEALSCLLLQLRREKPSEEMVKMVLSRPCHSEDQFTTSLLRHWASKHDDTLAEHIKAQLIKNNNQPRKRQSLRSSSSKLAQLTLEQILEHLDNLRLSLSNTKNTFFSQTPILQALQHVQASCDEVHKMRFSDLFALAEEYEDSQSKPLKSRRKAAATSPRSRKGVAPPTNNEEESASSSASEEEDSKPKAPKRKRKGSSAVGSDSD